The genomic segment ATGGGGTGTTCTCTTCTCTCTGTCACAACAGGTAAAATTttagttcaaaaaaaaaaaaatagttcagTGTTGTTTTTTTCTCAAGGCAGTTTGTGGGTTTGAAATGGACAACGACCTTTTGGTTTTATGTATGAATGATTTTTTGACTGGTTTTTATTATTAGATTAAGAGTTTGTTGATGTTTTGTTATCCCTGATGCAATCATGACATTGCTAGAGGCCTATATTGACTTATTTTTGCGTTTTTTGTTATGTaaagttctttttttttttgggatataTGTTATGTAAAGTTCTGTCTGTTAGGAGTTTGTGGTATGATTATAGATGAAAGACATTTAATTTTGTATATCTTAATAATTGACTATATGGCAATGCATATAATAAATGCTCATATAATCAATTTATAACCTCTGTATTTATCTACGATGAATAGAATAGAGTGGAagccaatttattataattttatttgggtAGGATTGAGGTTTTGGGGGATGATTCCCTAAACAGATTTAAGGTTGGATTTCTTGTATTTCTAGAAAAAAACTTGTGATGGATGTACTGTAAAATGAGATGGGACTGGATACAACATGATCATATCACCAAATCAGAATAAGTGGTTTCCGTCTAAGGAAATTTggtaataatttttctgatatgGTTTAGGATAATTAGGCCAAGTTCATTTGGTGCACAGTGTATCAGAATGGTAGTAACAAAATTGAGTTTGTAGTTGAGATAAAATCTTAAGGCGGATGTGTTGTTGATCGAGGAACAGATAAACATGAACGTAGCACCAACTTGGTTTAAGGATCATCCGTGCTAGGAAAAATTTGCTGGAACTTGGGGTTTAGCTATTTTAACCAAAGGTCCTAGCAAAATTGACGGAGCTAAATTTTctgatgaagagagacattaaAATGACATGACTTTAGAAATGGCTTTATTTGACGAAGAGAAACAATCAATATGAACAACCGATCCCAATATCCTTTCCACAGGATATTCCAAAAGTTGGAGTCCGTCAATACTGTTCTTTCGTCAATCTGGTGGGTATTTGGATTCTATTGGATAGTGATGGGAGGCCAGCTGCTTCTGCAAGATTCTCCGCGTCTATACTGGTAATTACCATACTTGTACAtttcaaaaatacaaaaaatttatgcataaaattattgatattcatcGCCCTGTGAAATGGATGCTCTAAACTGCAGGCTATCGGTAGTGTTTTTAGCATTCGACGTGTTCTTTCTGATCTTCTGCATTGTGGTGGCTTGTATTGTTTTTCTGGTGCTGTTCTGTTGCTTTCCGATCTTAGCTACAGTTGCTTACGCAATGACTATTGGGGATGGGGCCTCGGAAAATGATATCAGATCTCttccaaaatatttatttcgcCACCAAAATCACACGTTCGAAAACGAAAGGAAACAAGTTCAGTTAACACCACTGTCAAGCCACAGCAATTCCATGGCTGAGCTTTTTCTTCCACCAGAGGATTCTGTAAGTATCTCCTCTCTTCTAAGCTGTCCCCTGAacgaaaaaaatttcaaattttatataaaattatttttgaaaataaaaatccaGAACCCCTTTGCTAGAAAAGCAACAACTATCCTTGCTGTTTTGTGTGATTGTCTGTACAATTatataaatgacaatgaagttGTATTAGTTGAAAGATTTGTGTTATCTTCGCTATAAAATACAGCTTTTGGGATATTGGCCAAACTCTCTCGTATGATTAGAATCGAAGCTAAGATCATGTATTCGAttatcatgaattgcaaattTGAATGGTTGTTTCATGCTTTGAGTATCTGATGCCTTGTGTTTTGGGCtttgtttttattcaaaatttagtcGTTGAATTCATATTATAGCCGATCACATAAATCTTTTTTTTGGTGAGGTCTTAATCACTCATCATACCAAATATGTGACTATTTCTACCATGTAGGAATGCTGCATATGCCTATACAAATATATAGATGGGGTGGAGTTATGTTCACTTCCCTGCAACCATCATTTCCACCATAAATGCATTGCTAAATGGCTCCGTGTCAACGCGACGTGCCCTCTCTGCAAACTTAACATTCTTCGGGGCGACATGTTGGTCTGACCGGTTCCTAACTGGATTTCAAGTATAGAGACGAATAGTTCTTACCACAGAAGGAAATGACCGAGAATCGTTAGCCATTTGCCTCTCTTTCTTGCAAAACGTACAGTTCAAATGCATATCAAATCATCTCGAGCAGAATCTAACTTTCttgtatttttctttttagaTGCATCACTTGAGTGGGGTGGCGTACTTTGACTTTAATATGTAGCTTGATTTTGATATATTGGAAGtggtattttaataatttgGAATGATTGATGCTGACTCGGGACTTGTAAACCAACCGGCCGGCTCGAAAAACTCGTCAATTGGCTCGGTTCGTTTACAAGTCCCGAGTCAGCATCTCGAAAAACTCGTCAACTGGCTCGGTTCGTTTACAAGGgctcgaaaaatatttgattcgtATTCGAGCTTATCGAATTCGAGCTGTTCGAATTTTTTTCGTGTCGAACTCGAGCctaaattattttatatgataGTTCGCGAGCCGCTCGAAAGccgtaatattttattaatataatataataatatattaaataaataaatttcgagTATTTCGAGTACTTATTTTCGAACAGTTACGAATATGTTCGAGTCTTTCGAGCTGAACTTAGACTCGAGCTTTAATTCGAATCAAAAGTTTTAGAATTTTCGAAGTTCGAGTCGAGTTCGAACAAGCCTAATTCGAGTCGAAATCGAGCTTTCAAAATTTCGCCATAGTCGGCTCGATATTTGTTCACACCCTTGCTCGGCAGGATGATCATTGGAGTCCATGGATTATTCTAAGTGGACATTCCTCCTTCCGTTGACTTGGATCTAATGGATCTAACTGGATATAATTCATGAACTATCATATTAGTACACAAATTTCATACAAGTTTTGTATTTTCTTCGACTGGAATTATTACATTTCAAGATGTTTATGCCCTTCTGAAGACGCAAACGATTCGAGTTTGTTCGTCAATTTTTCGAAATATCAATCGATTTGTGTCGGAAAACAATGGAAGACGCGCTTTCTACGCGTCTTCACACTTACGGGAGCTCTATAGAGCTCCCCCCTTCGTTCTGAAATAATCTTTTcattcgagttttctctcatcttattgcattgagtGTTTATTTCTATAATAtatgtgaggtgtttgttctcctgtattaagagagtgtgtgttctctttggaaacacagtgaatGGGTTGTACACCATAAGATATTATAATGGAATTTTTTTCATCTTGCTCGTGATTTTtaccataataatttttaggggtttttcagGTAAATTTCAAtgtccaatttattctttatttttatatttattgtcTCAAGTTGCCGCACGTGGGACTCACAAGTGGTATCAGTGCCTGggttttaaaatttcttaaaattctgagtatgctctgtggttgcagcctagactgttCTTCCACAATAGAAAGgttttttaaagattttttattaagacgagattattttgttcagtctactaaattgttgtagacataatggcggacATGTACGAGATAACAACGTTCAAttgaagcaattttatgctgtggagaataaagatacaagaaataaaaaaaaaattgtttggcggctattggagatagaccggtggaaatTACTgacgatggaaagtggaatgacatgaataataatgatgttgccaatttacacttggctatagcagacgaagtaTTGTCAAGTGATGCAATCATGGAAGGCCAAGCCCCGAGGAAGGCATGGGACCCTTTAGAGTttccggagggaccaatcacgaggggacgaatGAAGAAATTCAAGGACGCATTGTAATGGACTTGTAAGCAATCGAGGAGAGCTTGCACACGAGGTTTCGAGCCTAGGAGAATTCATGTTGCATGGAAGTGACCTTGGAGGCCAAACAAGTGCCATTAAGTGCGGAGTAATATGGGTGGATCAGTGCCACATCGCCTGGAAtgcagcgccgcagcgctagaAGTGCAGCagctagcgcctaggcgctacttTTGCGAACTattggcgcctaggcgctacccTGGCCGAAAgtgcagcgccgcggcgctccGCCTGCGggaaaatatattatttcctTATTTTTAGCACTAGATAATTTGGTAGCTTATCTTTTGATATCTTTTGGATTTGTAATCAATATTTGGACGAATTTTGACAGAATTTTGAGAATTATTGAATATTGAATTAAGTTTGTTCTGGAGTTTCTCTCAAACAACcaaaagcttttagctttgtttcaaaatcaaacttatcaaagtttttaactttgtggcgtttgtcgatcgttcttacgcggattgtcaaagacgagttctttgaaggttcgttcgaGTGTCGATTGTTTTCTTGTGATTATTTATTGCTAAACcgttcatagtttagaggtgaatatcacgtaatacttgattcaaaaggtcgggacaacaacaacgattccttgttcgttattgaattgagggcgcgattctaaattagtcgtgtttgctattcttacgtacgtggattcatatcatttggtatcagagcttaggctcattgaattcaagtaagtatctttcATTCTTTAATTTTCAGATCTACAATTATCCTTTCGTTTGTTTGTCAGATCCGCTATCATTTCGTTCCTTTTCCAGTGCTATCTTTTTGTATATCGTTCTTCATcggtttctgaaattttggtgattttttttgttgggattttcgagagcaaaaaaaaaaatccgaaaattcaccattatttctttttgatattttgttctATTATATATTGTGAGTTATATTCAATTGTctctcacaataaaaaaaatatatcttcaaatttcttgtctacgcagtccaagtgagtcgatcacaattgttcacaagttgaacttgattgtttggtatacaaatacaaagcttgaacACATTTTCGAGAATACtatcaaatttgagtgaaattacttgagtgcgagtgaattttctttggagtgactagtgagtatttgttgtgagcgaaaaaaaaataagagaggagagacgagcgactttctttggagtgatcgtgagcatttgggtgaggaatatctcttgttttctactaacgttttcttgcaggtacaaatctgaaagtaaaatggagagggaagtaggagataGTACGAACCAAGGGTTGTCTACGACccaaatggaggcgttgtttgggcattttagtcgAATGATGAGGGTTGAGTTGGAGCCATTATATGAGAGGATgagtaggcttgaagttagtactaGTGGAGGTAAAACTAAGTCTAAAGAtttgggtagaggagaagaagaggaagaatatgatttgggaggagaagaggagagccaaaatgagaattggggtaggaatggaagagatagaggatttgggagaggaagaagagaagctgtacggggtagatatgatggaAATAGAGAggatggtaacatgggtagtattaagatgaaaattccttcgttccatgggaaatctgacccggaggcatatttagaatgggaaaagagggtagagttcgtgtttgaatgtcaccactattccgaacaaaagaaggttaggttggcggtgATTGAATTTCTAGACTgtgctctcatttggtgggatcaattagtgaccactaggaggaggtataatgagagacccattgaaacttgggatgagataaagagggtcatgaggaagaGTTTTGTGCCTAATCATTACTATAGagagatgtttaagaggctacaaactttgaggcaaggcgttaagagtgttgaggactactataaagagatggaagtagtcatgattagggcaaatatcgaggaggatagtgaggcgaccatgacacgttttctttgtggtttgaacagggagattcaatatcaagtggagcttaggcactacttggatctagacgagatggtgcaaatggccataaaagtggagcaacaactcaagaggcgaggagttggccgcaccaatcaaactgggAGTTCGTCATCTTCTTGGCGACCAAATGGGGCAAAACGTGATGAAAGCAAATTGGTGGCCAAACCCAAGATTGAGACTAACCAGGAGACGCCTaagcaaggagtgcaaggtaaatctgaaactcctcttaatcgttctagagatactaAATATTTTAGATGTCAAGGGTTGGGTCATATTGTTAGTCAATGTCCTAATAAGAGgatgatgattttgaatgaCTATGGTGAATATGTGTCTCAAAGTG from the Primulina tabacum isolate GXHZ01 chromosome 16, ASM2559414v2, whole genome shotgun sequence genome contains:
- the LOC142529563 gene encoding E3 ubiquitin protein ligase RIE1-like is translated as MIWNLAFVLVSAFVILTTMQERPSTPLRLWICGYALQCILHMGFVWAEYQRRGIDDDFEGFQDYNFYGVFSSLCHNRIFQKLESVNTVLSSIWWVFGFYWIVMGGQLLLQDSPRLYWLSVVFLAFDVFFLIFCIVVACIVFLVLFCCFPILATVAYAMTIGDGASENDIRSLPKYLFRHQNHTFENERKQVQLTPLSSHSNSMAELFLPPEDSECCICLYKYIDGVELCSLPCNHHFHHKCIAKWLRVNATCPLCKLNILRGDMLV